A genomic stretch from Balaenoptera musculus isolate JJ_BM4_2016_0621 chromosome 9, mBalMus1.pri.v3, whole genome shotgun sequence includes:
- the TAS2R16 gene encoding taste receptor type 2 member 16: MITIQLSVFFMIIYMLKFLTITAQSSLTAVVLGTEWVSFQRLSPVEMILTSLGVCCFCQLWSSMLYNFCSHFHPSYEFWYFRIVWEFTNILSFWLTSLLAVFYCVKVSSFSHPTFWLKWRIVRLVPRLLLGSLLISCVSIIFAAVGHYSKIQLISKRHFPRNSTTTERLEIFLWDFSMCQQVVVLIIPFLLFLASTVLLMALLFQHLRQMKDHHTSHSNSSPEAHSTALRSLAIFLIFFTSYFLTLLISIWGVLFNKGSWFWAWEAIIYALVSIHLTSLMLSSPKLKRVLKVRYWGLEAA; the protein is encoded by the coding sequence ATGATAACCATCCAACTCTCCGTCTTCTTCATGATCATCTATATGCTCAAGTTCTTGACAATAACTGCGCAGAGCAGCTTAACTGCTGTAGTGCTGGGCACAGAGTGGGTGAGTTTCCAAAGGCTGTCACCAGTGGAAATGATTCTCACCAGCCTGGGTGTCTGCTGCTTCTGTCAACTGTGGTCATCGATGCTGTACAACTTTTGCTCCCACTTCCACCCTAGTTATGAATTTTGGTACTTCAGGATCGTCTGGGAATTTACTAACATTCTTTCATTCTGGTTGACCAGCTTGCTTGCTGTCTTCTACTGTGTCAAAGTCTCCTCCTTCAGCCACCCCACCTTCTGGCTGAAGTGGAGAATTGTGAGGTTGGTTCCTCGGCTGTTGCTGGGTTCTCTGCTGATTTCTTGTGTGTCTATCATCTTTGCAGCTGTTGGGCATTACAGCAAGATTCAATTAATCTCCAAGAGGCATTTCCCTAGAAACAGCACCACGACTGAGAGACTTGAGATATTCCTGTGGGATTTTTCCATGTGCCAGCAAGTGGTTGTGTTGATTATTCCTTTCCTCCTGTTCCTGGCCTCCACCGTCTTGCTCATGGCCTTATTATTCCAACACCTGAGGCAGATGAAAGATCATCACACCAGCCACTCCAACTCCAGCCCGGAAGCTCACTCTACTGCCCTGAGGTCTCTTGCCAtcttcctcattttcttcacCTCTTATTTTCTGACCCTACTAATCTCCATCTGGGGTGTCCTTTTTAATAAGGGGTCCTGGTTCTGGGCCTGGGAAGCTATCATCTATGCTCTAGTCTCTATTCATTTGACTTCACTGATGCTGAGCAGCCCTAAATTGAAAAGGGTTTTAAAGGTAAGGTATTGGGGCCTAGAGGCTGCCTGA